Proteins co-encoded in one Malus domestica chromosome 09, GDT2T_hap1 genomic window:
- the LOC103444123 gene encoding protein STABILIZED1-like: MVFITSPNHKTLTLNLNPKTTTLQALKLQIEQNSHIPIPLQRLFISQSLQLLTQSDSALLSDLGILPLSTLTLHIPLFGGTQPPAVPKPRLEFLNSKPPPNYVAGLGRGATGFTTRSDIGPARAAPDLPDRSATTIGGATAPAAPPGVGRGRGKPDEEEEDEGEDKGYDENQKFDEFEGNDVGLFASAEYDDEDKEADAVWEAIEQRMDSRRKDRREARLKEEIEKYRASNPKITEQFATLKRKLYTVSAQEWESIPEIGDYSSRNKKKRFESFVPVPDTLLEKARQEKEHVTALDPKSRGAGGTETPWSQTPVTDLTAVGEGRGTVLSLKLDRLSDSVSGLTVVDPKGYLTDLKSMKITSDAEISDIKKARLLLKSVIQTNPKHPPGWIAAARLEEVAGKIQAARQLIQKGCEECPKSEDVWLEACRLSSPDEAKSVISKGVKSIPNSVKLWMQAAKLERDDLNRSRVLRKGLEHIPDSVRLWKAVVELANEEDARLLLHRAVECCPLHIELWLALARLETYDNARKVLNRAREKLSKEPAIWITAAKLEEANGNTAMVGKIIERGIRALQREGLAIDREAWMKEAEAAERAGSVATCQAIIRNTIGIGVEEEDRKRTWVADAEECKKRGSIETARAIYAHALTVFLTKKSIWLKAAQLEKSHGTRESLDALLRKAVTYRPQAEVLWLMGAKEKWLAGDVPAARAILQEAYAAIPNSEEIWLAAFKLEFENHEPERARMLLAKAREKGGTERVWMKSAIVERELGNINAERKLLDDGLKRFPSFYKLWLMLGQLEERLGHLEKAKEAYDSGLKYCSSSIPLWLSLANLEEKMTGLSKARAILTMARKKNPQNPELWLAAVRAELRHGNKKEADILMAKALQECPNSGILWAASIEMVPRPQRKTKSMDALKKCDHDPHVIAAVSKLFWHDRKVDKARTWLNRAVTLAPDIGDFWALYYKFELQHGTDENQKDVLKRCIAAEPKHGEKWQPISKAVENSHQPTEAILKKVVVALGKEESAAENNKQ, encoded by the coding sequence ATGGTGTTCATCACATCCCCCAAtcacaaaaccctaaccctaaatctAAACCCTAAGACCACCACCCTCCAAGCCCTAAAGCTCCAAATCGAGCAAAATTCCCACATACCCATTCCTCTGCAGCGCCTATTCATCTCGCAAAGCCTCCAATTACTCACCCAATCCGACTCCGCCCTCCTCTCCGACCTCGGAATCCTACCCCTCTCAACCCTAACTCTTCACATCCCCTTATTCGGCGGCACCCAACCTCCCGCCGTCCCTAAACCCCGCCTCGAGTTCCTCAACTCCAAGCCTCCCCCGAATTATGTCGCAGGGCTCGGCCGTGGTGCCACTGGCTTCACCACCAGGTCTGATATCGGGCCCGCACGTGCCGCGCCCGACCTGCCTGATAGGTCGGCCACCACAATCGGAGGCGCTACTGCTCCTGCTGCGCCGCCTGGGGTCGGCCGAGGGCGCGGGAAGCCCGacgaagaggaggaggatgaagGGGAGGATAAAGGGTACGATGAGAATCAGAAGTTTGATGAATTCGAAGGGAATGATGTTGGGTTGTTTGCATCGGCGGAATACGATGATGAGGACAAGGAGGCTGATGCGGTGTGGGAAGCCATTGAGCAAAGAATGGACTCTCGGAGGAAGGACAGGAGAGAAGCACGGTtgaaagaagagattgaaaagTACAGAGCTTCGAACCCAAAGATCACGGAGCAGTTTGCCACTCTGAAGAGGAAGTTGTACACTGTGTCTGCTCAGGAATGGGAGAGCATACCGGAAATTGGAGACTATTCGTCGAGgaacaagaagaagagattCGAGAGCTTTGTACCGGTGCCCGATACACTTTTAGAGAAAGCAAGACAGGAAAAGGAGCATGTTACGGCATTGGACCCCAAGAGTAGGGGAGCTGGTGGTACGGAGACTCCGTGGTCTCAAACTCCGGTTACGGATTTGACTGCTGTAGGTGAGGGTAGAGGTACTGTTTTGTCATTGAAATTAGATAGGCTTTCTGATTCTGTTTCTGGATTGACGGTTGTGGACCCGAAAGGGTACCTTACTGATCTTAAGAGCATGAAGATTACTAGTGATGCAGAGATTTCAGATATTAAAAAGGCTAGGTTGTTGCTTAAGAGTGTTATACAGACGAATCCAAAGCACCCACCTGGTTGGATTGCTGCTGCAAGGCTGGAGGAGGTGGCTGGGAAGATTCAGGCAGCTAGACAATTGATTCAGAAAGGGTGTGAAGAATGTCCTAAGAGTGAGGATGTGTGGTTAGAGGCGTGTAGGCTTTCAAGCCCTGATGAAGCTAAGTCTGTGATTTCTAAGGGTGTGAAGTCGATTCCCAATTCGGTGAAGTTGTGGATGCAGGCTGCGAAATTGGAGCGTGATGATTTGAATAGGAGCAGGGTATTGAGGAAAGGTTTGGAACACATTCCCGATTCTGTTAGGCTATGGAAGGCAGTGGTGGAGCTTGCCAATGAGGAGGATGCAAGACTTTTGCTTCATAGGGCTGTGGAGTGTTGTCCCTTGCACATTGAGTTATGGCTTGCACTTGCAAGATTAGAAACTTATGATAATGCGAGGAAGGTCCTTAATAGGGCGAGAGAGAAGTTATCAAAAGAGCCTGCCATTTGGATCACAGCAGCGAAGTTGGAGGAAGCTAATGGGAACACGGCCATGGTTGGGAAGATTATTGAAAGGGGTATAAGGGCTTTGCAAAGAGAAGGGTTGGCGATTGATAGAGAGGCATGGATGAAGGAGGCTGAAGCTGCTGAGCGTGCAGGATCTGTTGCAACTTGCCAAGCAATCATTCGGAACACAATTGGGATTGGTGTGGAGGAAGAGGATAGGAAGAGGACATGGGTTGCTGATGCTGAGGAATGCAAGAAAAGGGGTTCCATTGAAACAGCCAGAGCTATTTATGCACACGCACTTACTGTCTTTTTAACCAAGAAGAGCATATGGCTCAAAGCCGCACAGCTTGAAAAGAGCCATGGGACTAGGGAATCTCTTGATGCTTTACTTCGTAAAGCGGTGACATACCGACCACAGGCTGAAGTCTTGTGGCTTATGGGTGCTAAGGAGAAGTGGCTTGCTGGGGATGTGCCCGCTGCTCGTGCCATCCTTCAAGAAGCTTATGCTGCCATTCCCAATTCTGAAGAAATTTGGCTTGCTGCATTTAAACTTGAATTTGAGAACCATGAACCAGAGAGAGCTAGAATGCTTCTTGCCAAAGCCCGAGAAAAGGGAGGCACTGAAAGAGTGTGGATGAAATCAGCAATTGTTGAGAGAGAATTAGGGAACATTAATGCAGAGAGGAAGTTGCTTGATGATGGGTTGAAGCGCTTCCCTTCCTTTTATAAATTATGGTTGATGCTTGGACAGCTAGAGGAACGCCTTGGTCatttggagaaagccaaggagGCCTATGATTCGGGTCTGAAGTACTGCTCCAGTTCTATTCCACTGTGGCTTTCTCTTGCTAATCTTGAAGAGAAGATGACTGGTCTGAGTAAAGCTCGTGCAATTCTGACGATGGCCAGGAAGAAGAATCCTCAGAACCCTGAATTGTGGCTTGCTGCTGTTCGAGCTGAATTAAGGCATGGAAATAAGAAGGAAGCTGATATCTTGATGGCAAAGGCCTTGCAGGAGTGTCCCAATAGTGGTATATTGTGGGCTGCGTCCATTGAGATGGTACCCCGTCCACAACGGAAGACGAAGAGTATGGATGCCCTCAAGAAATGTGATCATGATCCCCATGTCATTGCTGCTGTGTCCAAGTTATTTTGGCATGACAGGAAGGTTGACAAAGCTAGGACTTGGCTTAACAGGGCAGTGACACTAGCGCCAGATATTGGGGATTTCTGGGCTTTATACTACAAATTTGAACTTCAACATGGGACCGATGAGAACCAGAAAGATGTACTTAAAAGGTGCATAGCTGCAGAACCAAAGCATGGTGAGAAATGGCAACCTATTTCAAAGGCCGTGGAGAACTCCCACCAACCAACTGAAGCCATCTTGAAGAAAGTGGTGGTTGCTCTTGGGAAGGAAGAGAGTGCAGCTGAAAATAATAAACAGTAG